Within Xanthomonas theicola, the genomic segment ACGAGACCCAGTCGCTGGCCGACTCGGAGCCGGCCGGCAACGCCTGAGCGTGTCCGCCGTTGCGCATGCGCGATAACGCCGCGAAGAAGATCGCCGTGCTCGGCGCAGGCTCCTGGGGCACGGCACTGGCCGCGCTCGTCGCCCGGCATGATTTCCCGACCTTGCTGTGGGGCCGCGACGCGGCCGTCGCCGAGGCGATCGGGCAACGCCACGAGAACCCGCGCTACCTGCCGCAGATCCCGTTGCCGACGGCCCTGCAGGCCACCACCGATCTGGCGGCGGCCGTGCACGGTGCCGACTGGATCCTGGTGGCGGTGCCCTCGCACGCGTTCACCGAGACCCTGCACCAGTTGGCGCCGCTGCGCCCGCCGCAGGCTGGCGTGGCCTGGGCGACCAAGGGCTTCGAGCCCGGTTCCGGGCGCTTCCTGCACGAAGTCGCGCAGGAAATCCTGGGCGAGGACGTACCGTTGGCGGTGGTGACCGGGCCGTCGTTCGCCAAGGAAGTGGCGCTGGACCTGCCGACCGCGGTGACCGTGCACGGCGATGCCGCATTCGCGCAGCAGGTCGCCGATGCCATGCACGGTCCCACGTTCCGCGCCTATACCGGCGACGACATGGTCGGCGCCGAGCTGGGCGGGGCGATGAAGAACGTGCTCGCCGTGGCCACCGGCGTAGCCGACGGCATGGCGTTGGGCCTGAACGCCCGCGCCGGCCTGATTACCCGCGGCCTCAACGAGATGCTGCGGCTGGCCGCGGCAATCGGGGCCAAGCCGGAGACGCTGATGGGCCTGGCCGGACTCGGCGACCTGGTGCTGACCTGTACCGGCGACCTGTCGCGCAACCGGCGCCTGGGCCTGGCGCTGGGCCGGGGACAGCCCCTGCAGGACGCAATTCGCGCGATCGGCCAGGTGGTCGAATCGGTGCAGACCGCCGACGAAGTGATACGCCAGGCCGCGCGCCATGGCATCGATCTGCCGATCTCCAGCGCAGTACGCGCGGTGCTGCACGGCGAACTGACCCCGGCGGTGGGCCTGCAGCAGTTGCTGTCGCGCGAGCAGAAGCCGGAGTACCCGACCACGCTGTTCAGCTGAGCTGCGCTTTCCCGGCCGGGAAACCGGCGCCGGGCCGGATTTTGCTTGCCTGCCGCGGTGTGGAGCGCAAAAAGAAGCCCGGTCCTGGGACCGGGCTTGCAACCGCGCGCAACGGGAGCGCGCGCGGCGCCGCGCGTGCGTTGCAGCGCTTACCAGCTGAAGCGCGGGCCGACGAACCATGTCTTGTCGCCGTCGCGGTTCATCTTCACGTCCGCGCTCAGGCCCCAGTTCTGATTGAGCTTGGCCTGGGCGCCGAGGCGGCCGTAGAACTCGCCTTCCCGGTTGATGCCGTTCTTCTTGGCGTAGTCCTCGTAGCCGCCCAGCGCGTAGACCTCGAAGTACGGG encodes:
- a CDS encoding NAD(P)H-dependent glycerol-3-phosphate dehydrogenase, producing the protein MRDNAAKKIAVLGAGSWGTALAALVARHDFPTLLWGRDAAVAEAIGQRHENPRYLPQIPLPTALQATTDLAAAVHGADWILVAVPSHAFTETLHQLAPLRPPQAGVAWATKGFEPGSGRFLHEVAQEILGEDVPLAVVTGPSFAKEVALDLPTAVTVHGDAAFAQQVADAMHGPTFRAYTGDDMVGAELGGAMKNVLAVATGVADGMALGLNARAGLITRGLNEMLRLAAAIGAKPETLMGLAGLGDLVLTCTGDLSRNRRLGLALGRGQPLQDAIRAIGQVVESVQTADEVIRQAARHGIDLPISSAVRAVLHGELTPAVGLQQLLSREQKPEYPTTLFS